TCCCTGTATACCACAACAGGAGACATTGCACGCTTCATACAAGCCAACCTGGGGTCAAACCCGGTACTTTCCGAAGCATCTCTTGATGCGATGTATACCGCCCATGCATTCATTGGAGACACGGGCATCCATGCGCTAGGTCCGGAGATATTTGCACGAGACGGGAAAGGCACGTTCATCCACGGCCACGACGGCAGCGGCGACGCACTAAACACCGCCGCTCGGATCAACCGTGAAACCGGTGAAGGGATTGTTGTATTTGTAACCGGCAACTATAATTACGCCTCTCGTATGGCTGACTACTGGATTCACTGGACGACTGGTATTGCCGACTTTGTGGTCATTATGTCTAACAAGAACTGGCTACTCACCCTTTTACTGGCTGGGTATGGGGTGATTCTTGTTGGGGGGATTGTACTGGCCAGGCGCAAGAAATGACGGTGCAGGTAGTTCTGGCAACAAAGCAGTGCAATAAAACAGTCCAGCAAAACAGTACCGGTTGCCCATAACTTACAGGCAACCTACTTTACAGGATATTCCTCCCACCCGCATATACGCACCGTATGAAATGTTTGCGCCCCTTAAACTTGCTGGTGATTATTTTGCTGATGGGATGCTCGTCCAATCAGCAGACCGCACCGCCAGCTTCGACACACCAACCGCTACAAGTCTTCCTTGTACGACATGCCGAGAAAGCAGACGCCAGCAGAGACACTGATCTGTCACCCCAAGGCTACGAACGTGCATCCACTCTTGCGGCTGTACTGCGCAGTTCAGACATAACACGTATTCACAGCTCAGACTACAAGCGCACAAGAAACACTGCAGCGCCTGTTGCAGCGCAACTAGGACTGGAAGTTGAACTTTACGATCCACGCAATCTGCCGGACTTCGCAGCGCAACTGAAAGCCGCCGGCGGCATCCATCTCGTCGTTGGGCATAGCAACACCACGCCGGCGCTGACTGCATTACTCGGCGGCGATCCGGGCACGCCCATCGAGGAAAAAGCAGAGTACGACCGACTCTACATGGTTTCTATTGCCGCAGATGGGAGCGTCAGCAGTACGTTGCTGCGGTTTGGTAACAAGTATGCGCCGCACTAGGTATACATCCTATGCTTATCGATAAATACCTGCCAGCATACGACGTACAAAGCGCGCACCAGATCACGATCGATGCGCCGGCATCAGCTGTGTATAAACACATCTGTCACCTGGACATGGGCGCATCACCCATTATCCGCTTACTTTTCAGACTCAGAGGCATGCCGGCTGATGCACTGAGCCTTGAGGCACTGGAGCAGCTGCGGTTTGCCAAGCTGGAAGAAATTGAAAACCAGGACTTATTGCTCGGCATTATCGGTCGTTTCTGGAGCCTCGACGGCGACTTACAACAGACAGACCCCACCCACTTTTTGCAATTCAACACACCCGGATATGCACGGGCAGCATGGCGTTTCAGCCTCAACGAGTCCGAGCCTGGCCGTACCCTGCTCAGCACTGAGACGCGTGTCCAATGCACAGATCTAAACAGTGCACGCAGGTTCAAGTTGTACTGGCGCGTCGTAGGTCCTTTCAGCGGCTTGATTCGGCGAGAGATGCTGCGCATCATCAAGAAAAATGCAGAGGCAGAGCTAGAGACGCCAGCTTAAAAACATCCCTTCAGGCGGGATCTCACTAAATATCTCGCTGCACCCGTTTATCAACCTCTATAACGCGGTTCACATCGTTCCAAATCAGATTCAGGTAATAGATGCCCTGTTGCTCTTGCAGCCACTCCCAGCGCATCGGACCGTTTCCAAATGAATGGTAGTTGTTGATGAGTACACCCGAGGGTTCGTAGACCTCCAGCATAAATTCGCCGGCGTCAGGTGTACGCACCTTGAGCGATTCATGGCGGGCCTCCCCTGTTACATGCTCTGTGTCAAATTCAACAAAAAGCTGGTTCTCGGGGTCGTTTGTCTCCGGGATTGCAAACGGTGGCAACAACTTCTGATCAACCAGTTGTACTTCGTACCGCACTTCCTCTTCCAGCGCATCCCAATCGAGTTTGCCAACACGCGCCAGCATTTGCGGATGGTAATTGCGGGTTGCAATTTCACTGTATGATTGCCAAGATTCCAAAGCTTGCTGCATGTTTGCCCGCGCAGCTTGTTCATACGTGCCATCCTGATTTCCCTGCTCGAAAAACTCCAGCGCTACAGCAGCCCTTATTTTGTATTCGTAATATTTTCCAAGATGCGCAATAGCCTTAATATCATCTAGCGTCAACGCCAATGTTTTGCTGTTACCCAAATCCAATTCCGCTACAAGCGCAAGCGACTCCTCTGCATGCTGCGCAAGGTTATCTGCGACATCCAAGGGCGTGATCGCCTCCGTCAAGTCTAACTCATTCCTGACCCGCTGTACATACTCGCGAGGATTGATGATGCCCGACCGCGGCATGGGCGTAGCCACCTGGAAGTCATTTACATAACGAAACGTTTCGCGCGAAGAACTGCTCTCCGGCGCAAACTGCCGATCACCCGGGCGGAATTGAAAACGGTTGATTTGTGGTATGATTTCGGACGCAGCCGCCCAGGCATCGTAGAGCGTCGCCGGCTCCGCCAACCCAAAACGTTGTGC
This is a stretch of genomic DNA from Bacteroidota bacterium. It encodes these proteins:
- a CDS encoding phosphoglycerate mutase family protein; amino-acid sequence: MKCLRPLNLLVIILLMGCSSNQQTAPPASTHQPLQVFLVRHAEKADASRDTDLSPQGYERASTLAAVLRSSDITRIHSSDYKRTRNTAAPVAAQLGLEVELYDPRNLPDFAAQLKAAGGIHLVVGHSNTTPALTALLGGDPGTPIEEKAEYDRLYMVSIAADGSVSSTLLRFGNKYAPH